The following proteins are co-located in the Lacticaseibacillus paracasei subsp. paracasei genome:
- a CDS encoding glycosyltransferase family 39 protein: MENRMNRVMQELSQIIDKFGRYLLVIAFSFCLLCLFKLQIIQGAAWDTSAFVLGGMGIICGVFLLFKLSLIQLSDRQALVILAAISLILLGIWNYIYRPVPVSDYKVLLEGAQDIVNGTFGKHAAQPSDYFRYYNFQIGYAYYLSLLMRVFGYRLLYFKIVEMIVITLTVLILFKTLRLYVDVHTATFGAGVFAIFPYIFIGAGIINNQHEGLLLEAAAIYFILKRQSWQNLLLAAACITLAQTLRPTAVVVVMAIAATLLIQAVYHRSRQRLLGTIAFVAAFWGLGWIINGLFIISGVAPYGIKGGNPYYKFLIGLTGKGVSGKYTTSARKSQLYYDLKAYHFDYGLYKQAAADKLRRVFVHGVNLQDVMDRFTSFLGNVDNQYNLGGDQAFLERHSLLISSLNFSGIIIYAGTVLGTFKRVVTEKVLIDRVAYLLPALIYGMFFFAYIVMETQTRYRFEQYYALFLLATPVIYRWLKIIQRKMFTDNLTDPLS; this comes from the coding sequence ATGGAAAATCGAATGAATAGGGTTATGCAAGAACTCAGCCAGATAATTGATAAATTTGGCAGATATCTGCTGGTAATTGCTTTTTCATTTTGCCTGTTGTGTTTATTTAAGCTCCAGATTATTCAAGGCGCTGCATGGGATACATCTGCCTTTGTTCTGGGCGGCATGGGCATTATTTGTGGGGTTTTCCTACTTTTTAAATTGAGTTTGATTCAATTATCAGATCGCCAGGCACTCGTCATTTTAGCCGCGATTTCTCTGATATTATTGGGAATTTGGAACTATATCTATCGTCCAGTTCCGGTCAGTGACTATAAGGTCTTGCTAGAAGGCGCGCAAGATATCGTGAATGGTACGTTTGGCAAGCATGCTGCTCAGCCTAGTGACTATTTTAGGTATTATAATTTTCAAATTGGCTATGCTTATTATTTATCGTTGCTAATGCGAGTATTTGGTTATCGGTTATTGTATTTCAAAATCGTCGAAATGATCGTCATCACCTTGACCGTTTTGATTCTGTTTAAAACTCTGAGATTGTATGTTGATGTACATACAGCCACTTTTGGCGCAGGAGTATTCGCCATCTTCCCATATATATTTATAGGTGCAGGCATTATCAATAACCAACATGAGGGACTTTTATTAGAAGCAGCGGCCATTTATTTTATTTTAAAACGACAATCTTGGCAGAATCTTTTACTGGCAGCGGCTTGTATCACTTTGGCACAAACTTTGCGGCCGACCGCTGTTGTCGTCGTGATGGCGATTGCTGCCACACTATTGATTCAGGCTGTCTACCACAGAAGCCGTCAAAGATTACTTGGTACTATCGCTTTTGTAGCCGCATTTTGGGGTCTAGGATGGATCATAAATGGACTATTTATCATTTCAGGTGTTGCGCCATACGGTATCAAAGGTGGGAATCCTTATTATAAGTTTCTGATTGGACTTACCGGAAAAGGCGTTAGTGGAAAATATACAACAAGTGCCCGTAAATCACAGTTATATTATGATTTAAAAGCTTATCACTTTGACTATGGCTTATATAAACAGGCAGCTGCTGATAAATTACGGCGTGTTTTTGTACATGGCGTTAACCTTCAAGATGTCATGGATCGATTTACTAGTTTTTTGGGTAATGTTGACAATCAATACAATCTCGGAGGCGATCAGGCCTTTCTTGAACGTCATTCATTGTTGATTTCATCACTAAACTTTTCTGGTATCATTATTTATGCCGGTACAGTTCTGGGAACATTTAAGCGTGTTGTGACTGAGAAGGTTCTCATCGATCGAGTCGCTTACCTGTTGCCAGCCTTGATTTATGGCATGTTTTTCTTTGCTTACATAGTTATGGAAACGCAGACGCGGTATCGCTTTGAGCAATATTATGCTTTGTTCCTTTTAGCAACGCCGGTTATTTATCGTTGGTTGAAGATCATTCAAAGAAAAATGTTTACCGATAATTTGACAGACCCGTTGTCATGA
- the istA gene encoding IS21 family transposase: protein MAIHYRQILELHAQELVQRDIAAITGNSRPKISEVIKQAELHQISPPFTDDVDDIWLESLLFPQKQPMAKGRQIPDFEKIHEELAKPNVTLSLVHYEYEQECRQNGTIPYAYRTFCQYYRAYAQKYKATMRIRRKPGEVMEVDWAGSPLHIVDRETGEIIKAYLFIASLPCSAYSYCEAFMTEQQEAWLTGHIHAYEFFGGVTQYLISDNLKTGVTSHKHSEIILNEMYRDLALHYGTIVMPARVRKPKDKPTVEGVVGTVSTWIIAALRNETFFGLEELNKAVRIKLKEFNERPFTKKYKQGSRLSAFHDEESFALRPLPVQAYTMASWRTAIVQLDYHINVESQFYSVPYEYISSKVDIKVTKDIVEVFYKGNRIASHKRLTGKFGQFSTNHDHLPAEHKLFVDHTPENALAWAEEVGINTLAVMRYLLKSAASEKQGLSAAFRFKGLARKYAAIEIEAACTTVMKIATAPTVSVVERVMKSQKIPAPKTINEPDYGFTRGAAYFGGND, encoded by the coding sequence ATGGCTATTCATTACCGTCAAATTCTTGAGCTTCACGCTCAAGAGCTGGTGCAGCGAGACATTGCGGCAATCACTGGGAATTCACGTCCCAAGATTTCTGAAGTTATCAAGCAAGCTGAGCTACATCAGATTAGTCCACCATTTACTGATGATGTGGATGATATTTGGTTGGAAAGCTTGTTGTTTCCTCAGAAGCAACCGATGGCAAAAGGTCGGCAGATACCCGACTTCGAAAAGATACACGAGGAATTGGCTAAGCCTAACGTCACCTTATCCCTGGTTCATTATGAATATGAGCAAGAGTGCCGACAAAATGGCACAATTCCGTATGCGTATCGAACCTTTTGCCAGTATTATCGTGCTTATGCGCAGAAATATAAGGCAACTATGCGGATCCGGCGTAAACCAGGTGAAGTGATGGAGGTCGATTGGGCGGGCTCACCTTTGCATATCGTCGATCGCGAAACTGGAGAAATCATCAAGGCATATCTGTTCATCGCTTCTTTGCCGTGTAGTGCGTACAGCTACTGTGAGGCATTTATGACTGAACAACAGGAGGCGTGGCTTACTGGACACATTCATGCGTATGAATTCTTTGGTGGTGTGACGCAATATCTGATTTCCGACAATCTCAAAACGGGTGTGACTTCGCACAAGCATAGCGAAATCATCTTGAATGAAATGTATCGAGATCTAGCCTTGCACTACGGCACAATTGTGATGCCAGCACGAGTCCGGAAGCCAAAGGATAAGCCGACTGTCGAAGGTGTTGTGGGGACAGTATCAACATGGATTATAGCAGCGCTACGAAATGAAACATTCTTTGGCCTCGAGGAATTAAATAAGGCCGTTCGCATCAAACTCAAGGAGTTCAACGAACGGCCATTCACAAAGAAATATAAACAAGGTAGTCGCCTTTCGGCGTTTCATGACGAAGAAAGCTTTGCCTTGCGACCATTACCTGTTCAAGCTTATACGATGGCCAGTTGGCGGACTGCCATCGTGCAATTAGACTACCACATCAACGTGGAAAGTCAGTTTTACTCTGTTCCTTACGAGTATATCTCATCTAAAGTGGATATCAAGGTGACGAAAGATATCGTAGAAGTTTTCTACAAAGGTAATCGAATTGCCTCCCATAAACGACTAACCGGTAAATTCGGGCAATTTTCAACCAATCACGATCATTTGCCAGCAGAACATAAACTGTTCGTCGATCATACACCTGAGAACGCATTAGCTTGGGCGGAAGAGGTTGGCATCAATACGCTTGCCGTAATGCGATATCTACTTAAATCGGCGGCAAGTGAAAAACAAGGTCTAAGTGCAGCTTTTCGATTCAAAGGCTTAGCTAGAAAATACGCAGCTATTGAAATCGAAGCCGCGTGTACGACCGTGATGAAAATTGCGACCGCACCGACGGTGTCCGTAGTTGAACGGGTTATGAAAAGTCAAAAGATTCCAGCACCAAAGACGATTAACGAACCCGACTACGGTTTTACTCGTGGTGCAGCATACTTTGGAGGAAATGACTAA
- the istB gene encoding IS21-like element helper ATPase IstB — MVNDETQRKLRQMKLTSMANALEAQESNTEYRSMNFDDRFKLLVDAAYASLQSNRLNRLIKSANFRTNEPCIADINYLPDRKLDRNLIQRLATGTYIQEHHNVILMGASGNGKTWLATALGIEACHQFHKVKYVRLPELIDDLIVAKHEANGDFHKIIERYKKVELLIIDEWLLTPINDEQAQTILELIEYRSQRGSTIFCTQFAPEGWHSKLGNPQIADAILDRIVHDSYKLLIQGDKSMRERYGIGGEFA; from the coding sequence ATGGTAAATGACGAAACTCAACGGAAGTTACGGCAGATGAAGCTTACCTCTATGGCAAATGCCTTGGAAGCACAGGAAAGCAACACAGAATATCGATCAATGAACTTTGATGATCGGTTCAAGTTACTCGTTGATGCGGCTTACGCAAGCCTTCAGTCAAATAGGCTGAATCGACTGATCAAGAGTGCAAATTTTCGGACGAATGAGCCATGTATAGCTGATATCAATTACTTGCCGGATCGTAAGTTGGATCGGAACTTGATTCAACGCCTTGCGACTGGCACGTATATTCAAGAGCACCATAACGTCATCTTAATGGGTGCTTCAGGTAACGGGAAAACATGGTTGGCGACAGCTTTGGGGATTGAGGCTTGCCATCAGTTTCATAAAGTAAAATATGTGCGTCTTCCCGAACTGATTGATGATTTGATTGTAGCGAAGCATGAGGCAAACGGTGACTTTCATAAGATTATTGAACGGTACAAGAAAGTTGAACTCTTGATCATCGATGAGTGGCTTTTGACGCCGATCAACGATGAACAAGCTCAGACTATTCTTGAGTTGATCGAATATCGAAGTCAGCGTGGTTCAACAATCTTTTGTACTCAATTCGCGCCGGAAGGCTGGCATAGTAAGCTGGGAAATCCACAGATTGCGGATGCGATCCTTGACCGAATCGTCCACGATTCTTACAAGCTCCTTATCCAAGGCGACAAATCGATGCGCGAGCGGTATGGAATCGGAGGCGAATTTGCATGA
- a CDS encoding acyltransferase family protein, with the protein MDIILLPFIGLILASMQQSQNLKKGHLGKNTTNNLKGISIIFIILHHINQELGPVAGTFFASRLSLAGRLGVAIFFFVSGYGIMRQYQIKGPSYLKSFLPHRLLPIVTLYILAIVLIFPIKHFLMGLTLKQAAISMTNGAPFVNDSWFILAIIFFYLAFWLAMKLSKGHALPLFAILLLLTAIYTGYIWKKGMGEWLINAAFVFPTGVLFAYYEDRFIPFIQRYYSPIMLSTSTLFAICFTLDEVHSLMRYRMLSEIFFALALMIISYKVECDNKLFLISSAWSLNLYLYHPFIASLLHGNAAIAAHSVIYGLLVIILSYLVAGVIAFIQRKIKTIRPKETIPVKS; encoded by the coding sequence ATGGACATTATTTTGTTACCATTCATCGGACTGATCCTTGCGAGCATGCAGCAGAGTCAGAATCTCAAAAAGGGCCACTTAGGAAAAAATACCACAAACAACTTAAAGGGCATCAGCATTATTTTCATCATTCTTCACCATATTAATCAGGAACTTGGACCAGTTGCGGGTACTTTCTTCGCTTCTCGGCTATCATTGGCGGGACGGCTTGGGGTTGCAATCTTTTTCTTCGTCTCTGGTTATGGCATCATGCGACAATATCAGATCAAAGGCCCTTCTTATTTGAAGAGCTTCCTTCCACACCGGCTTCTGCCGATTGTAACGCTATACATATTAGCCATAGTTTTAATTTTCCCTATCAAACATTTTCTAATGGGCTTGACATTGAAACAAGCTGCTATTTCGATGACAAATGGCGCGCCATTTGTCAATGATAGCTGGTTTATATTAGCCATCATTTTCTTTTACTTAGCATTTTGGCTGGCAATGAAATTGTCAAAAGGACATGCGCTACCTCTGTTTGCTATTTTGCTGTTGTTGACAGCCATTTACACGGGTTACATTTGGAAAAAAGGCATGGGTGAATGGTTAATCAATGCTGCTTTTGTCTTTCCCACAGGTGTCTTATTTGCCTACTACGAAGATCGTTTTATTCCCTTTATTCAACGTTACTATTCGCCTATCATGCTCAGCACATCAACTTTATTCGCCATATGTTTTACACTTGACGAAGTTCACAGTTTAATGCGATACAGAATGCTCAGTGAGATTTTCTTCGCACTCGCCCTCATGATCATCAGCTATAAAGTTGAATGTGACAACAAACTGTTTTTGATCAGCAGCGCATGGTCCCTGAACCTATACCTATACCATCCCTTCATTGCCAGTCTCCTACACGGTAATGCTGCAATTGCTGCACACAGTGTCATCTATGGCCTACTCGTGATCATACTAAGTTACCTTGTTGCAGGCGTCATTGCCTTCATCCAAAGGAAAATAAAAACTATTCGACCAAAAGAAACAATTCCCGTAAAATCCTAA
- a CDS encoding GW dipeptide domain-containing protein — translation MGKKEKKLKNKVFWTTAAIASSLLFSQVVLGTPVSAAENDSANTGTSAQSSQDQTAPFHEMNQHSNAAGATTTEQAPAAPASRARSFSSNGTLATSGGAQANAQTFAANSLTMMSFTIGDKSVPRTDVVDVASYQYWLTQANFNTLRSLGVRGAVVKTSEGNFYQNPYAGKQIQYAKNAGMAISVYHYVHFSSQAAAINEANYFANTLDSLNVGKQTNVVADVEDNDVSGDVGANLTAFWQTLNKRGYNNHVLYTGKYYSYSNAAIATVGKNRTWVADYPYTPSASSLWNQDFGAWQYSSLAYLPGASSPVDVSIDYTGLFTQANTVAPKPETPSYDTILSTKAVNYDTTIVNQDSRKDGIYADAPYHTSATTAISNFDGVAYNNQTVHVLAETITSRGTYLKVRAQNGKVFWIDKNGTAQLSFDKIVSNKSVNYAATIQQKGRSDGIYTSGPYHTSALTSGGNSDAPRYNGQRVQVIAEAVTTRAGGTTYNQIRLANGQTFWIDKRGLKMADEAGFDKILLTKTVSYLAIVDQNHRADGLYQEGPYHTSSATAIGNTNTKSLNGRLVQVIAEATTSRSTKSTYVQIRLGNGTTYWTDKLALTSMSPLSPILSTSDVNYNAVVNQKTRVDGLYADGPYHTSITTLVGNDSAKQYDGQNVHATIEQKTDRGTYVKVQFPDGHIYWIDKGALTIR, via the coding sequence ATGGGGAAAAAGGAGAAAAAGTTGAAGAATAAAGTATTTTGGACAACTGCTGCGATTGCCTCTTCACTTTTATTTTCACAAGTTGTTTTAGGCACGCCGGTATCTGCTGCTGAGAATGACAGTGCAAATACAGGAACAAGTGCGCAATCGAGTCAGGACCAAACCGCACCTTTTCACGAAATGAACCAGCATTCAAATGCTGCTGGTGCAACGACAACTGAACAGGCACCAGCTGCCCCAGCAAGTCGTGCGCGGTCATTTTCGAGTAATGGCACGCTTGCGACGTCAGGAGGCGCACAGGCAAATGCACAAACCTTTGCGGCTAATTCGTTGACGATGATGAGCTTTACCATTGGTGACAAGTCAGTACCAAGGACCGATGTCGTTGATGTCGCTTCTTATCAGTATTGGCTGACACAGGCTAATTTCAACACACTTCGCTCGCTTGGGGTAAGAGGCGCGGTAGTGAAGACGTCAGAAGGTAATTTCTATCAGAATCCATATGCCGGTAAGCAGATTCAGTATGCTAAGAATGCTGGCATGGCAATTTCGGTTTATCACTATGTGCATTTTAGTTCACAGGCAGCTGCGATCAATGAAGCTAATTATTTTGCCAATACACTTGATTCGTTAAATGTTGGTAAACAAACGAATGTTGTGGCAGATGTTGAAGATAATGATGTGAGCGGAGATGTTGGCGCAAATTTAACTGCATTTTGGCAAACTTTGAACAAACGCGGATACAATAACCACGTTTTATATACCGGCAAATATTATAGTTATTCGAATGCTGCAATTGCTACTGTTGGTAAGAACCGGACTTGGGTTGCGGATTACCCATACACACCCAGCGCTAGTTCATTATGGAATCAAGACTTTGGTGCATGGCAGTATTCCTCTTTAGCATACTTACCAGGCGCTTCAAGTCCAGTTGATGTTTCAATTGACTATACAGGGCTTTTTACGCAGGCAAATACCGTGGCACCTAAGCCTGAAACGCCTTCATACGATACGATCCTTTCTACAAAAGCAGTGAATTACGATACGACCATCGTCAATCAGGATAGCCGAAAAGACGGTATCTATGCTGATGCTCCTTATCACACGAGTGCGACGACGGCAATTTCTAACTTTGATGGCGTTGCGTATAATAATCAGACAGTTCATGTGTTAGCGGAAACAATTACTTCCCGTGGTACTTATTTGAAAGTTCGCGCTCAAAATGGCAAAGTTTTCTGGATTGATAAAAATGGAACGGCTCAACTTTCTTTTGATAAAATTGTTTCTAACAAATCAGTGAATTATGCGGCGACTATTCAACAAAAGGGACGCTCAGACGGCATTTATACATCAGGTCCATATCATACGTCTGCCCTTACTTCTGGTGGCAACAGCGATGCACCTAGATATAATGGTCAACGCGTTCAAGTCATTGCTGAAGCCGTTACGACGCGAGCGGGTGGAACGACTTACAATCAGATACGTTTAGCGAATGGTCAAACATTCTGGATTGATAAACGTGGTTTGAAAATGGCTGATGAGGCAGGCTTCGACAAAATTTTGCTCACGAAGACAGTCAGCTATTTGGCCATTGTTGATCAAAATCATCGAGCGGATGGGCTGTATCAAGAGGGGCCTTATCACACATCTTCTGCGACAGCGATCGGTAATACCAATACCAAGTCTCTAAATGGACGGTTGGTACAAGTTATTGCCGAGGCCACCACCTCGCGATCCACCAAATCAACTTATGTCCAGATTCGACTTGGCAATGGCACAACTTATTGGACAGACAAATTGGCTTTGACGAGTATGTCACCATTGAGTCCAATTCTTTCAACGTCAGATGTTAATTATAATGCCGTGGTGAATCAGAAGACACGGGTAGACGGCCTTTACGCTGATGGCCCTTATCATACAAGCATTACGACACTTGTTGGCAACGACAGTGCTAAGCAATATGATGGTCAGAACGTTCATGCCACAATTGAACAAAAGACTGATAGAGGCACTTACGTTAAGGTTCAATTCCCAGATGGCCATATTTATTGGATTGACAAAGGTGCCCTTACTATTAGGTAG